GCTTCCTGCATTGTCTGCTGCACAAGGCGTCTGATCTTAGCTTTTACTTCTTCCGTCTTTGCTGCTTTCTCTTCCTTCAATTATCCACCTCCTGTGTTTTGATAAGTTTATCAATTTACACAGTTTCGTGGACACTCCCTCATCTGCAAATGAAATCCCCGCCTGTAAGACGGGGATTTTACGGGAACATCATAGATGTCCGCTTTTTTTAATTTCTTTTCTGTATTATTATGGTTTAATTGTTAAATTTATTTCCCCGTCACCTTGCCTGAAAAGATATAATCGTTATCTTTTACCGAAGCGTGGCATTTTATACAATCTTCGACTTTTCCCTCTGCAAGGATGTTAAATTTAGGATCATATTTTACCCAGAACCAGTCGTTGCCTTCAGGGTTATAGCCTTTTACTTTATACATAACTGTCACGGCTGCAAGTTGTTTATTTGCGTCATAGTTCTCTTTCACGATTATTGAATCGTCTGCCATTCCTTTTGCTTTTTTTATTGAATCAAGCGCAATTTCATTTACATAAGCCGTAAGAAATGCGCCATGCGGTTCTTTGCCCTTATACATTTCTCCCTTGCCCGGCCACTTTGCCCACTTCTTGTACGGCTTGTGAATAGTGATGTGATAACGCACGTCTCCGCCGGCAGCCCACGGCATATGTTTAAAAACTGATTCGTAAGGAACAACTATTGCTTTCTCCGGATGTTCGGCATATGCAATAAATACCGCTGAAATAACAAACAACACAGACAATAAAATTATTAAATGTTTTTTCACGTAACTCTCCTTTCATAATTCTTTAAATATAATTAGTTTTCTCTCAAGACCCCGCTCACCTCCTTTTTATATATCAGCATGTATTGCGATATACATTCTATCACTAAAATTGTCCCCTGTCTTAATAAATTGGCCTATTGAACAACCCCGTTAGATGTTTGGAGCGCAGTTATCAAAGTTGACATATCCAGACAGTAACGCCGGACTTACTCATTGGAGACTGAATAAACTGGGTTCCCGCCACCGCCGCATCCTGCAAACAGCGCTGCAGGCGCGATTAGAAGAACGGTCCTTGGATTTCCGAGTAACATCTTTTTGTCTTTCACCTTAGTAAATTATTTTCCCATCTCCGACATGCGTTTCTGCATTTCAGTCATTCTGTCATTCATGACCTTCATATCTTCATCTGTTGCTGTGCCTCTATCCATCATCCCGGACATCCAGTTTATTTCTTTGCACATGTCCTTCATCATCATAGACATGTCGTGCATTTTTTCTTTAGGCATATCCCCTATATTTTCACTCATGGCATGCATCATCCCGGACATTTCATGCATTGTGTTCGTCATGCCGTCCACCATCTGTTCATGCCCGGTCATGCCTTTATGCTCCATCATGTGTTCATGCTTCATCTCCCCGTGGCCCATCTGGGCAAAACCGGAAACGCTGCTGAAAACCAGAAGCAGTGCTGACATCAAAACTATCGGTATTATTTTCATTTCACTTCCTCCTTTGTTTATTTATTTTTTACCACGGAACATTGAAGAAAGTATGAATTGATTTATTAATCCTTAAATCCAGTGTGTTATGTTGTTAAATGAAAAATTGGTTTTGTCGTGAAACCGAAGTGGGGAAATAAGGCAAGGGGAGAAATCAGGAGATGATGTCTTTATTAACTGTGATCTTCAACTGGCGCTTAACACTTTCAATATACGCATTTATGATCTGGTTGCTCTTGTTTGAGCGGAATATCTGAAGCAGTTGTTCCTGGTTCCCGGTG
This window of the Nitrospirota bacterium genome carries:
- a CDS encoding cytochrome P460 family protein yields the protein MPWAAGGDVRYHITIHKPYKKWAKWPGKGEMYKGKEPHGAFLTAYVNEIALDSIKKAKGMADDSIIVKENYDANKQLAAVTVMYKVKGYNPEGNDWFWVKYDPKFNILAEGKVEDCIKCHASVKDNDYIFSGKVTGK